One Helianthus annuus cultivar XRQ/B chromosome 12, HanXRQr2.0-SUNRISE, whole genome shotgun sequence genomic region harbors:
- the LOC110895896 gene encoding microtubule-associated protein RP/EB family member 1C codes for MATNIGMMDAAYFVGRSEILAWIKHTLQLNLSKVEEACGGAVHCQLIDAVHPGVVPMHKVNFDAKTEYDMIQNYKVLQDVFNKLKITKHIEVNRLVKGRPLDNLEFMQWMKRYCDSVSGGDLQDYNPQERREACKGGKDATKKSAQSQPTRATTAAPKTHNTRRSEAPSVKNTKPSSTIDTSAYDQQITELKLTAENLEKERDFYFAKLRDTEILCQHHTVSNLPVIDAIKRILYAAEEDASVLEEAQAMLLKGEKQEAGSSQAVEEDQSKPDSQKRKAVGDVEVDAAANIASSPRLRGSDASDVHSVGSPLITY; via the exons ATGGCAACAAACATCGGAATGATGGACGCTGCATACTTCGTCGGCCGATCCGAGATCTTAGCCTGGATCAAACACACTCTCCAACTCAATCTCTCCAAAGTCGAAGAA GCGTGTGGCGGTGCGGTTCATTGTCAGTTGATTGACGCGGTTCATCCTGGTGTGGTGCCGATGCACAAGGTTAATTTTGATGCGAAGACGGAGTATGATATGATTCAGAATTATAAGGTTCTTCAGGATGTGTTCAATAAACTCAAGATCACTAAG CACATCGAAGTGAACAGGCTGGTGAAAGGAAGACCTTTGGATAATCTTGAATTCATGCAATGGATGAAACGATACTGCGATTCTGTTAGTGGAGGCGATCTACAAGA TTACAATCCTCAGGAGCGAAGAGAAGCTTGCAAAGGTGGAAAGGATGCGACCAAGAAATCTGCACAATCACAACCTACTCGGGCCACCACTGCTGCACCTAAAACTCACAATACTCGAAGATCAGAAGCACCCTCTGTCAAGAACACCAAACCCTCTTCAACTATAGACACATCTGCGTATGATCAACAG ATCACTGAACTGAAACTAACAGCGGAAAATCTTGAAAAAGAACGAGATTTCTACTTTGCAAAGTTGAGAGATACTGAAATCCTGTGCCAGCATCACACCGTCTCAAATTTACCT GTTATAGATGCGATAAAGAGGATCTTATATGCTGCCGAAGAGGATGCATCAGTTTTGGAAGAAGCTCAAGCTATGCTTCTTAAGGGTGAAAAACAGGAAGCAGGTTCGAGTCAAGCTGTAGAAGAAGACCAGTCAAAGCCCGATTCACAGAAGAGGAAAGCCGTTGGCGATGTTGAAGTTGATGCAGCGGCTAACATAGCATCGTCTCCTAGGTTGAGGGGTTCAGATGCTTCTGATGTCCATTCCGTTGGGTCACCTCTCATTACCTACtga
- the LOC110895898 gene encoding ADP-ribosylation factor 1 translates to MGMAISRLVKMLFAKKEMRILMVGLDAAGKTTILYKLKLGEIVTTIPTIGFNVETVEYKDVSFTVWDVGGQDKIRPLWRHYFQNTQGLIFVIDSNDRERITEARDELHRMIHEDALREATILVFANKQDLPNAMKVSEITDRLGLHSLRNRRWYIQSTCATSGEGLYEGLDWLSTNISAKG, encoded by the exons ATGGGCATGGCAATATCACGATTAGTGAAAATGTTGTTTGCCAAGAAGGAAATGAGGATTCTGATGGTAGGACTTGACGCCGCAGGCAAAACCACCATTCTTTACAAGCTTAAACTTGGCGAGATTGTTACTACCATCCCAACTATCG GTTTTAATGTCGAGACCGTGGAATACAAGGATGTTAGCTTTACGGTATGGGATGTTGGAGGACAAGACAAG ATTCGACCCTTGTGGCGACACTATTTTCAAAACACGCAAGGGCTTATATTTGTGATTGATAGCAACGACCGAGAAAGGATTACAGAAGCTAGAGATGAGCTTCACCGCATGATCCATGAG GATGCACTTCGTGAAGCCACGATACTAGTGTTCGCAAATAAACAAGATCTTCCGAACGCGATGAAGGTTTCTGAAATCACGGATAGACTCGGACTCCACTCCCTACGAAATCGTCGTTG GTATATACAGAGTACATGTGCAACATCTGGCGAAGGGCTATACGAAGGTCTTGATTGGTTGTCGACCAATATATCGGCCAAG GGATAA